The DNA region atgaatcttgtgtctacaagaaggttagtgggagcatgatcgtttccctggtattatatgtagatgacatattactcattggaaacgatgtccctaccctacaacaagtaaagtcttggttagggaaatgcttttctatgaaggacctaggtgaagcagcctatatattaggaatcagaatctatagagataaatcacaaaaactgcttggcctaagtcagagtacgtacatagacaaagtgctgagacgctttaatatgcatgattccaagaaaggattcatacctatgcaacatggcatgtgtctatcaaaaacacaatccccttcaactaaggaagaaagggatcgcatgaataagattccatatgcatctgcaataggatctatcatgtatgccatgttatgtgctcgaccagatgtctcgtatgctttaagtgcaacgagtaggtaccaatctgatcctggtgatgctcattgggtagctgtcaagaatatccttaagtatttgagaaggactaagggCTCATCCTTGATATATGGAGATCAGGAATAGATGGATGTAATTGGATAtaccgatgctagcttccagacagataaggatgactttagatcgcaatctggttatgtgttttgcttaaacggtggcgctgtgagttggaaaagttcaaagcaagatacaattgttgattctacaaccgaggccgagtatattgttgcctcaagtgtagtaaaggaagctgtttggatcaaaaagttcatttgtgaacttggcatagttcctagcattgtggatcccattggtctctattgtgataacaatggttctatcgcacaagctaaggaacctagatctcaccaacgatccaaacacatacttaggtgttatcacctcattcgagagataatagatagatgagatgtgaaaatatgcagagtacctacacttgacaatattgctgacccactgataaaacctcttgcgcagcagaagcatgacggtcatactagatctatgggcattaggggtatgcttgattggctctagtggtagtggaagattgttggtgtaagccctagaggccaatacttttggtacttgtatcgaattatttattaataataaaaggatttttctttattatgtttgtctaataaagtccatagaatagatagtccatttaatgtatcaagtgtgacttaatcatgagatcacattaaacataaggacattattcttaaagtatccatagtcgagctttattgtgaagtgggataacattaaagcattaagactattatgtatatatagactgatgatcacatctcatggatcatggataaggagttatcaagtcttaaacatgggtatgaatattaagagtaatataTATACTGGATTGaaccactatgagaatactatatagaatgttatgcaaagtgtcataagttattctcatggtgataatggtgtataccacccttcgacctgaaaccactatggaccctagatgtagagtcgagtgtcttattgccgatcaaacattgtccgtaactggatgaccataaagacagttgatgggtactccacgaagcatgctaagggacatgagtgacctagatggaatttgcccatcccgcgtaacaggataaatgtctataggcccaatattgaattggacaaggatgacacggtctatgccttgtgttcaatgtagacataagggcaaaagggtaattgtacacatatgtattatcacagaaggatttgtcagatcacatgacaaTTTTCGTGTATTGGGTAGCAAcgatgtgttgctagataccgctcactttttattatgttaaatacgtgatttaatataattgccaatgccgcgaaaacctacagggtcacacacaaaaggacggattgatgagagatagagtaactaaggaataccgtaatgtacggtgcacttaagtgaattatagaacatcgtaaggtacggtgtacttaagtagaatacgaaatatggtaaggtaccacgcgcttaagtgattttgacatattataagatatgggccacatacacttgagtggactttttagcttgcagcccacacaagtggttctacaaatagaacccttgtgtagaagcatttgtgtagttgcaatttcatttatctctctctctctctctctgtctctctctctctctctcactcaaagccttcattcgtagcagctaacactAAGATTaaaggaacccgttcgtgtggactgagtagaggagttgtcatcgttcaacattgtgatcgctccgtagatatgcatcaaaggttacaatctccacaagaggtaacgattctatcactgatcatgctcattcgtaaggatcactaaaggagaaattttaagTTCCGCTGtattttggatcgctcttctccttcagtaTCTTTTGCGGGCGAAGCTGATATCACCGCCTCCAGTGAGTCCTCCTGCTATGGTATTAAGTGTGTGGTGTGATATTGTACTACCTTCTCCCTGGGGTGCTTCTTTGGCTTTTCTTGGCCCCAGACTTCTTACATCTTCTTGCCCCCGTGGCTTACGTTGTTCTGCATGATTGGAGGATTCTCTCTTTACATGCCTCTTGATGTGGCCCTTTTGTATCAACTTTTCTATTTCCTTCTTTAACTAGTAGCAGTCGTCAGTATGATGTTATTTTACTCTGTGAAACATACACCACCTTTTAGGTTCAGATACCATCACCTAGGATATGGGGGCATGTGGTTCCAGGATGTTGTGCAGGTGGAGTACCTCACGCCAAATCTATTCTCGGCGGGTGTTCAAAAGCGTGAAACTCTTATTCAATTTCCCCACCCTTTTGAAAATAGATTTATCTTTCATGAGCAAGGTATAACTGTTTTTCCTTGAGGTGGCAACTGGCAGTAAACTAGTGTACCAACTTTCTCACCAATTCTTAATAGTTGTTAATAGTGGCACAAGGAAGtcccatgtaccatctgagtgtGGCATGCCGGAAGGTGCTTGGAAATAAATTACATTTCAAGGAGTTTAGTGCTCCTATGATGGTCATCTACATGATGATGGAAGCAATATGTTCGTAGGGATCACTGCGCCCATGAAACTTGGCCAAGGACATGAATTTGAAACTTTCGAGTTTGGGGATCCGGTAGTTCCACTTCTTCTAGAGGATTGACCTTCTGCTAGTGCTTTCAAATGTTCTAGACATCGTCTTCCAACTCTCGATTGTGGCGTCGTAACTTGTCCATTGTGACTCACATCTCTACCATGGCCTCAGCATCGTCTGTATCGTTGGTACCCTTAGGAGTAGGTGATTGAGCTCTTCTGTTCACCATGGCCTATAATAGTTAGGCACTGAAGTTGAGGGTGCACCAGGGAAAGGGATGATTGTTGAAAAGGGGTAAGACCCAAGTTAGTTCTCTAGGGGCCCCACGGTGGGCGCCGATGTATTGTAAAAAGTATAGGATGTATGTGTTCCCCCTACAAGGTCAGGGAGACTCACATGCCATAATAGGTATATTGTAGTTTTGGGGGTGAGGGCTAACTCACGATGGTGAGTAGTCTTGTACGGTGGTTTTTGAGGTTGTTTGAGAGACTAACTCACGTGAGGTAAGAGATCCTGTTAGTGGCTGACATTGTTGGGTGCAGACGGGCGGTTGAACTGACAGTGTTAGGATTACTTGCAGCAAAGTGCTCTATGAGCAGTAGTGGGTAGGTAATGACTTGATCTCCCATATCCCCTTGAGGGATATTTTATTTATAGGGGTCTTTGATACTTAGGATTTTTGCCTCATATAGGCGGTCTTAACCACTCCCCACTTATTAGGAGGTTATTGACCGCTTATATTCTCGAAAACAACGAGAACTTTCTCTCATGTGGCCCCTACGTACACAAGGCCTCCTAGGCGTATCCCTTATATTCTTTCTGGGCGACCCATCTATTCGGCAAGGACGTCCTGGTCTAGGACTTCCCAAATAAAACACTACACTTTCATTCTCACGTTTTTGCACAAGAAATTGATGACATGTATTTTTAATGATTCATAACTTTTATGATGGGGCTATTTTTTATCTTTAAATTTTACAAAAATTCTTATATGATAATTTGTCACATTTTATAAATAACACGACATTTAAAATAAACACATTTAGTTTTAAGTGCAAAAATATAAAAGAGAACACAGctatttgaaattaaaataattagattaatttcATTAATAATGTAAAATAGAGAGACCAAAACAATTAAACGaataataaataattatttttttaaaatatattttaaattacACTCCATTATGTGAAAacaaattaatttttttttgtcaaaacaaaaacaaagaaacaaaTTCCAAGGAAGAAATAACTGTTTTTTCATGAATAAAGTTCTTTCTAAAAGActtcatttattttaaaactttttaATAATACTATTACTTTTTTGACAGTGATAATGTAATTTATTAAAGGTATTTATAATATAGATTTATAATTCTATAAGcataaattttaatttttatagataaaaatttatattttttcaaCTATATGtaaatttgtttttaatttttaaggttccatagttttttttatttcattcTCATGTTTTTGGACAAAAAATAAATGATGTTTCTATTTTTTAATAACTCATAACTTAAATTTTTCTATCTTTAAAATTTGACTAAGATTTTTATATGATAAATTGTTACATTTTATAAATTACACgtcatttaaaaataaatatttatacaattttaagtaaaaaaacaaaaaatataaaaGAGAATAAAACTGTTTAAATTTGAAACAATTAAACTAATTTTACCAAAACtcatgaaaattatcaaaattTGGCCCTTTGGTTGCCCTTATCATGAAGAATGACCTACAAAGTCTAACTCAAAATAtcaaaaaaactcaacaaatgAGATAAAATAGTGGATTAAAACTACCTTTAATTTAGTCTAAAATTTGacaaataaatatttatttttaattttaaaatattataataaataaaTGAAGTTCAAAAACTTTATTTAAATTGTCTAAAACTCTCTAAAGTACTTCTTTAATAAAGTTTTTTAATCTCTATTTTGGATGACTTGTATTGTATTATCTTGAAAAACAACTCTCATACTCATGTTAAGAAGTCATTGTTTAGCTTATAAACAGAAAAAAGtcattgtttatttatttatggTTCTTTGTTCTTTTTACCAAAACCCTTTCATCCCATTGAATAATTGtgagaaaaatatttaatttagcatctttaataattattttatttaattttttggTCAAAATAAAAGTGAAATTCTAAGTAAAAAATAACCCTTTCTTTTATGAATAAAGTGATTTTAATTAACCtcatttaattttaataatttaataatattatttttataataCTATATTATTATTTTTGACTGTGATTATATAATTTATTAAAGATATTTTTTATTATGTAAATTTACAACTTTTTGAgtataatttttaatttttatagATACAAATTTATACTTTTTAAATTTTCCTTGTATAAACCTTGTATTTGATAACTATTGTTATGACTTGTTCATTTAGTTAATAAGTTTAAAATATTATATTAtgttttattatttataaaataaaataaaatagaaataataaATTCAATGATACATAAGATTTAAAAAATGGTCAAAAGATTTTGGCAGATAAAGACAAGAAAAAATTATAAACAtttaaaagaagaaaaaacaGACAACAGTGTCTTTGTTCTATTTATGTTTTTCAGCATATGAATCAACAAATTTTTTTATCTTTTGAGTTGTAAGTTTAAATTCTGAATGaattgaaaattaaaaaagaaaaaaaatatcTATTTTGAATTTATTGATGACAGTTACTGAAATGAAAAAGGGGAATAAAAAGAAAgaattattattaatttttttataaaaaaatttatatGGATTTTTTTTTACTATTTAAAGGGTGTTTGAGGAatatttttttgtgtgtttttttgGATTTGAGGTTTGAGAAATTAATTTTTGTGTGTTTTTAAAATTTGAGATTGTGCTACTATGGAGCAAGATCAAATTAGTTTAAACTCTCTACCTCCTTTTTTGTGTAAGATTTATATGATGGTCAATGATCCTACAACTAATGCCATTATTTCATGGAGTTCTACAAATAGGAGTTTCATTGTTTGGGACGACCTTGAATTTTCGAAGGATTTGTTGCCTAGATTTTTTAGGCACAACAATTTCTCGAGTTTTATTAGACAGCTAAACACTTATGTAAGTAAATTTAATGTACTTCATAATTTTCGATTCTTTTGTTAATGCTGTTTGTTTAATTCTTTTTGAACACTGCCATTAAAGTTTTTTGATTGTTGAATGAACTGTGTTATGATTTTTGAATTGATGAGGCTTTAGAAAAACTTAATTTTGTGGTTTTGTTAACTTTAATTGATTTATTTGAGTTATTTACTTATTTGAACTTGTTAACTTCGATCGACTTATTTGATTGATTACTTTTGTTAATACTTGTAAAAAAAATTAGGCGAGCTTTTGAAAACTGCAAGATCCAAATAGAATttcttattttcttattttttatttttaatttatttattgAACTGTGTTATGGTTTTCGGTTTGATCAGGGCTTTAGAAAGATTGGTCAAAAGCAATGGGAATTCTCAAATGATGATTTTGTAAGAGATCAACCAGATCTCATGAAAAATATCTCCAGGCGCAAACCTGTTTTTAGTCATTCTGCGTCTTCTGGCTCTGGTGTTGGTGTTGCTGCTGCTGCTCCGTTAACAGAATCAGAGCGGCGAAATTTCAAGGCTCAGATAGAAAAATTTAGAGATGAAAAAAAACAACTGGTTATGGAACGTCAGAGGCACCAAGAGGAGTGGAATCAGAATGAGATGCATGTGAATTACTCAAAGAATCGTTTGCAGCAATTGGAACTGAATAACCAAAGCTTGCTCTCTTCTGTTGGTCAAGTGCTGCAGAAATCTGTAGAAGAGGCAAGTCTCCTGCCATCTACGGTAAACACGGGGACAAAACGAAGTTATCTGGGAAATTGTCCCTATAACAATTTAGCAAGCATTGAACTTCCGAAGGAAACTTCGGAAGGGTTAGCTAGAGCAAACGCTGAGAGTGCGTCCGTTCTCGGTACAAACATGGAAATATTAGATCAGTTGGACTCATCATTGACGTTTTGGGAGAATCTTGTAAAGGAAGTTACCGACACGTCTTATGAAACTGGTTCAAACTTGGGCTTTAATGATTCTTTGAATCGTGCACAACTAGATTTTGAAGTTCAGCCCGAGTCATCAGGATACAGAATGAACTCTCTATTAGATTTAGCTGTTGTTCCCGATCCTGATCTAGTTGAACTCGAGTTAGATGATATCTTCATTTATGATCCTGATGTACCAGAGCCAGCTGCTGTCGCATTTCCTGATCCAATTGCACTTGAGACGGTTGTTACCGTTGTTCCTGACTCGGCTACACCGAAAGAACAACGTCTCGGAACAATCCCGGGTACTAATGAATTTAATTCACCATTTTGGCAAAGATACTTAGTGGAAGATCCTTATGAGTATGAATCAGAAAATCCCCGTGAAATTGCCAAATATTGCTGGAGCATCAGGGATCGAAAAAAACCTCAAATTTATCAAGTAGACAAAAAG from Lathyrus oleraceus cultivar Zhongwan6 chromosome 1, CAAS_Psat_ZW6_1.0, whole genome shotgun sequence includes:
- the LOC127080424 gene encoding heat stress transcription factor A-4c — translated: MEQDQISLNSLPPFLCKIYMMVNDPTTNAIISWSSTNRSFIVWDDLEFSKDLLPRFFRHNNFSSFIRQLNTYGFRKIGQKQWEFSNDDFVRDQPDLMKNISRRKPVFSHSASSGSGVGVAAAAPLTESERRNFKAQIEKFRDEKKQLVMERQRHQEEWNQNEMHVNYSKNRLQQLELNNQSLLSSVGQVLQKSVEEASLLPSTVNTGTKRSYLGNCPYNNLASIELPKETSEGLARANAESASVLGTNMEILDQLDSSLTFWENLVKEVTDTSYETGSNLGFNDSLNRAQLDFEVQPESSGYRMNSLLDLAVVPDPDLVELELDDIFIYDPDVPEPAAVAFPDPIALETVVTVVPDSATPKEQRLGTIPGTNEFNSPFWQRYLVEDPYEYESENPREIAKYCWSIRDRKKPQIYQVDKKLSEK